In Onthophagus taurus isolate NC chromosome 6, IU_Otau_3.0, whole genome shotgun sequence, a genomic segment contains:
- the LOC111417506 gene encoding tigger transposable element-derived protein 1-like, whose amino-acid sequence MNKRKGDREIEQGSKRRKTITFAEKLKIIEMAEKGVKLAEIGRRLGYSRSTVNTIVKSKECLKCYVKDGVNLQQTSGTRIRSNVMEEMEGILKVWLDSQLHRNIPLSLSAIQQKAKEIYSELRKKMDENATDTFNASWGWFRRFKIRANLIKVKLTGEAASADSNAASEFIATLKAIVHDGNYSPHQIFNVDETGLFWKKMPSNTYITKDEKRMPGYKAVKDRLTLLLGGNAAGDFKLKPMLVYHSENPRALKGVSKSSMPVIWKSNRKAWVTKSVFEDWYRNNFIPEVKDYCYKNNLAFKALLLLDNAPGHPITLNELCPNIKVIFLPPNTTSLIQPMHQTVIAAFKKYYLRATMVSMIKAIDDNKELTVKSYWKDYNIHNGIKNISASWDEVKETTMKRAWKKLCPQFVYDEETNVEKLQNEVVEGVIEIGTRLGLEINEEDIEELIESHDEELSIEDLMELQKTDNVETNDDDAVEDLPKENVLNLETLSEILNKMENLADVIENVDPNMERSSNVVGMLRDAFTCYKTMYIEKKKTGLRQLTLKQFLTKKT is encoded by the coding sequence atgaataaaagGAAAGGTGACCGCGAGATAGAACAAGGTtcgaaaagaagaaaaacgattACTTTTGctgaaaaactgaaaattattgaaatggCAGAGAAGGGTGTAAAACTAGCGGAAATAGGAAGACGTTTAGGATACAGTAGATCAACAGTTAACACAATAGTAAAATCAAAAGAATGTTTGAAGTGTTATGTTAAAGATGGGGTAAATCTTCAACAAACTTCAGGTACTCGTATACGTTCTAATGTGATGGAAGAAATGGAGGGCATTTTGAAAGTTTGGTTAGACTCTCAATTACACAGAAATATTCCCTTAAGTCTTTCTGCTATCCAACAAAAAGCTAAGGAAATTTATTcagaattaagaaaaaaaatggatgAGAACGCAACTGATACGTTTAATGCAAGTTGGGGATGGTTTAGAAGATTTAAAATCAGGGCCAACTTAATTAAAGTGAAATTGACAGGAGAAGCAGCGAGTGCAGATTCTAACGCTGCTAGTGAATTTATAGCAACACTAAAAGCTATTGTCCATGATGGAAATTACAGTCCACATCAAATCTTTAATGTTGACGAAACGGGATTGTTTTGGAAGAAGATGCCTTCCAACACATATATCACTAAAGATGAGAAACGTATGCCGGGATATAAAGCTGTCAAAGATCGTCTAACTTTATTACTAGGTGGAAACGCGGCAGgtgattttaaattgaagccaATGTTGGTTTACCATAGTGAAAATCCGAGAGCGCTTAAAGGTGTATCAAAGTCATCAATGCCAGTGATTTGGAAATCAAATCGTAAAGCTTGGGTCACGAAATCTGTATTTGAAGATTGGTATAGAAACAACTTTATTCCAGAAGTGAAAGATTACTGCTATAAAAACAACTTAGCGTTTAAAGCATTACTACTTCTTGATAATGCCCCAGGGCATCCAATAACGTTAAATGAGTTATGTCCCAATATAAAGGTAATATTTTTGCCACCAAATACGACATCATTAATCCAACCGATGCACCAAACCGTTATAGCCGCgtttaagaaatattatttacgTGCAACTATGGTAAGCATGATTAAAGCTATTGATGATAATAAGGAATTAACGGTTAAGTCTTATTGGAAAGATTACAATATTCataatggaattaaaaatatatctgcCTCTTGGGATGAAGTTAAAGAAACGACAATGAAAAGAGCGTGGAAAAAGTTGTGCCCGCAATTTGTTTATGACGAAGAAACAAATGTTGAAAAGCTTCAAAACGAAGTTGTAGAAGGCGTGATAGAAATTGGAACGCGCTTAGGCTTGGAAATAAACGAAGAAGATATCGAAGAGTTAATAGAATCACATGACGAAGAGTTGTCTATCGAAGATCTCATGGAATTACAAAAGACAGATAATGTCGAAACGAATGACGATGACGCCGTTGAAGACCTGCCcaaagaaaatgtattaaactTAGAAACTTTaagtgaaattttaaataaaatggaaaatctCGCCGATGTCATAGAGAATGTAGACCCAAATATGGAACGAAGTTCTAATGTTGTGGGTATGCTCCGTGATGCGTTTACTTGTTACAAAACCATGTACATAGAGAAAAAGAAGACTGGCCTTAGGCAATTAAccttaaaacaatttttaactaaaaaaacttaa
- the LOC111416171 gene encoding putative nuclease HARBI1 — protein MSCGKIRLAAAIAAYLIKKKQIKKKTKRNVWVRNWVLRRIGLSFQNTLLEELRTEDSMQLINFLRMSNDDFEYILSLIQTSIQKQDTKMRLAIPPKDRLLVTLRFLATGDSFHSLMYLFRIPVCTIARIVLECCEALYQCLKSKYLKVPSTEEDWLQYSNGFHNKWNFPNCLAAMDGKHVVIQAPKKEGSVYFNYKGTHSIVLLALIGPNYEIIYFDVGCNGRISDGGVYNNCELSKCLQQNTLHLPSPRSLPGRTIPIPYVIVADDPFALKKYIMKPFPFKSQPVQNRVFNYRLSRARNVVEHFFGQIAARFRILRTPILLSPQKTRKIVKAICALHNCLLNRNSQYASSMTFNSPVSDNQGECRTEGIPERNMLPLELHNSRSQAQEPKNVRNEFAEYFISPEGAVEWQYRHI, from the exons ATGTCTTGTGGCAAAATAAGATTGGCAGCTGCCATCGCagcatatttaattaaaaagaaacaaattaaaaaaaaaacaaaaagaaatgtttgggTGAGAAATTGGGTGCTGCGGCGCATAGGTTTAAGTTTCCAAAATACATTACTTGAAGAATTGCGGACCGAAGACTCCATGCAGCTGATAAATTTCCTGAGAATGTCtaatgatgattttgaatacattttatctttaattcaaACAAGTATTCAAAAGCAGGATACTAAAATGAGATTGGCTATACCTCCCAAAGACCGGCTTTTAGTTACTCTTCGATTTTTGGCAACag gCGATTCCTTTCATTCGCTTATGTATTTGTTTCGAATCCCTGTATGTACGATTGCAAGGATTGTGTTGGAATGTTGCGAGGCTCTGTACCAATGTctgaaatcaaaatatttgaag gttccatCAACGGAAGAAGATTGGCTTCAGTATTCCAACGGATTTCACAACAAATGGAATTTTCCTAATTGCCTAGCTGCTATGGACGGGAAACATGTGGTGATACAAGCACCAAAGAAAGAAGGCAGTGTTTACTTCAATTATAAAGGCACACATAGCATTGTACTGTTGGCGTTGATTGGACCTAATTATGAGATAATTTACTTTGATGTGGGGTGTAATGGTAGAATTTCGGACGGGGGAGTATATAACAATTGTGAATTATCGAAATGCCTTCAACAAAATACATTGCATTTGCCATCTCCACGATCACTTCCTGGTAGAACAATTCCAATTCCATACGTTATTGTTGCAGATGACCCATTTGCTCTTAAGAAGTATATTATGAAGCCATTCCCTTTCAAGAGCCAGCCAGTGCAAAATCGTGTTTTCAATTATCGGCTTTCTAGGGCCAGAAATGTGGTTGAACATTTTTTTGGACAAATTGCAGCtcgttttcgaattttacGTACGCCCATTCTTTTAAGTCcacaaaaaacaagaaaaattgttaaggCCATTTGCGCTCTGCATAACTGTCTGTTAAATCGCAATTCTCAATATGCGTCGTCTATGACATTTAATTCTCCTGTATCCGATAATCAAGGAGAGTGCCGTACAGAAGGGATACCAGAAAGAAACATGTTACCACTTGAACTACATAATTCACGCAGTCAAGCACAAGAACCGAAAAATGTTCGTAACGAATTTGCTGAATACTTTATTTCACCAGAAGGAGCAGTGGAGTGGCAATATAGGCATATATAA
- the LOC139430176 gene encoding general transcription factor II-I repeat domain-containing protein 2-like: MDKPGPSKKRKVKDENRQFQEILTEKYFFVWSHNKVVCLICKNSVAIAKEYNVKRHYETQHPTFTKFTGELRKQKMLSLKRELIGQQTMFIKPIQDSETATEVSYEIYRMIAKRSLPFNDGDFVKECIEIAAKKMCPEATKKFEKIQLNRMTIQRRILSLSGNIAEQLTEKTKIIEFFSLALDESTDISSTAQLLIFIQGVTQDFQVLEELLGMCSLKGQTKGVDVLNVLLDECSKTDLDLSKLSEVTTDGAPSMIGVNSGLVTLLKKHLQEKNINAEDLMQFHCIIHQEALCSKKIEFQNVMKVVVSTVNFIKSRGLNHRQFKQFLDDIESEYGDLLYYTEVRWLSRGLTLERFLNLIEEIGIFLASGCVIDSSPSDHNKLVSAKQLTSTTGYNI, encoded by the coding sequence ATGGACAAGCCAGGACCTAGTAAAAAACGTAAGGTTAAAGATGAAAATCGGCAGTTTCAAGAAATTTTGACTGAGAAATACTTTTTCGTATGGTCGCATAACAAAGTCGTTTGTTTAATTTGCAAGAATTCTGTTGCGATTGCAAAGGAATATAATGTAAAAAGGCACTATGAAACGCAGCATCCTACTTTTACCAAGTTTACAGGCGAATTAAGaaagcaaaaaatgttgtctTTAAAACGGGAGCTTATTGGTCAGCAAACTATGTTTATAAAACCCATTCAAGATTCAGAAACAGCTACAGAAGTTAGTTATGAAATTTATCGAATGATAGCAAAGCGAAGTCTCCCCTTCAATGATGGGGATTTTGTAAAAGAATGCATAGAAATTGCCGCTAAGAAAATGTGTCCAGAagcaacaaaaaagtttgagaAAATTCAACTGAATCGTATGACTATCCAAAGACGAATTTTGTCTTTGTCAGGTAATATTGCGGAACAATTAACTGAAAAAACTAagattattgaatttttttcattagcaCTCGACGAATCCACTGATATTAGTTCCACAGCTCAACTTCTCATATTCATACAAGGTGTTACTCAAGATTTTCAAGTCTTAGAAGAGTTATTAGGAATGTGTTCATTGAAAGGTCAAACCAAAGGAGTTGATGTACTCAATGTACTTTTGGATGAGTgttcaaaaactgatttggacttatcaaaattatcggaaGTTACGACTGACGGTGCTCCTTCGATGATTGGTGTCAATTCCGGGCTAGTTACTTTGCTGAAAAAGCATCTGcaagaaaaaaacataaacgCTGAAGATCTCATGCAGTTTCACTGCATTATACACCAAGAAGCCCTctgttctaaaaaaattgaatttcaaaatgtcatgAAAGTGGTAGTTTCGActgtaaatttcataaaatcacgAGGGCTCAATCACAGGCAATTCAAACAATTCCTTGATGACATCGAAAGCGAATATGGAGATTTACTGTATTATACAGAAGTAAGGTGGCTAAGTCGTGGATTAACACTGGAAcgatttctaaatttaatagaaGAAATTGGTATATTTCTGGCGAGTGGCTGTGTCATCGATTCGTCCCCCAGCGACCATAACAAGCTAGTTTCGGCTAAACAACTAACTAGTACGACTggatataatatttaa
- the LOC139430177 gene encoding uncharacterized protein, producing MWKNKIGWDEEIDDETNKMFMKWVSELPLIFRIEVPRWIRMGPNENYRSSLHTFCDASGSAYAAAVFLRVETCEGVKTILLQARSRVAPIKKMSIPRLELLATTIGARLAISVQETLNVVEDVYFWTDSTTVLGWIKRREEWSTFVWNRVKEIRELTNVEAWKHLPGTINPADLPSRGCSPKQLFESKWWEGPKWLMKPPNEWPGIKPDEDEEEINAERKKKTIVSMMNINDASRFYRFFSSYRKNVRMIAWMLRFVYNCRYPDVIREKSLTVEEENEAEKRLMSIIQQKCFPAKYNRLSTLNVVRKDEDGILVLETRISMRDDLQTFRSPYVLPGKHPVTRRLIRDCHIENCHVGVQGLMNILREKYWVIGGRKAIRTIVNDCVICKRYTAKCAEEKAPPLPTNRVKDAVCFEVVGVDLTGPLYLRDGGKTWICLFTCAIYRAVHLELVDSLSTATFIRALRRFIARRGRPHVIYSDNGTNFVGTENLFSKLNWVEVSNFGTAQKIKWCFNPPSAPWWGGWWERLIGLLKQLLKKLLGKAKLTQDELYTVLCDCESVVNSRPLTFLSEQTGDLITLSPVVSLRDLRESGVPDLDTVDRNALNRRYRYLQKLRDDLRKRFRSEYLGQLRQTRFVKNPRNVSLNEVVLIGNDNSKRLDWIMGRVIELIPGIDGKVRLVKLHTPYGQVIRPLQRLYPLECTSQDSEEQPVPLLTSEPASVEEDSDKCESDAVRKTRCGREVKLPMRFCE from the coding sequence AtgtggaaaaataaaattggatgGGATGAGGAGATAGATGATGAAACGAACAAAATGTTCATGAAATGGGTAAGCGAATTACCATTAATTTTTCGTATAGAGGTTCCCAGGTGGATAAGAATGGGGCCAAACGAGAACTACAGGTCATCGCTACACACATTCTGCGATGCTAGCGGCAGCGCTTATGCTGCGGCTGTCTTTTTGAGAGTTGAAACCTGTGAAGGGGTCAAAACAATCTTGTTACAAGCAAGGTCGAGAGTGGCGCCGATCAAGAAGATGTCCATTCCAAGACTGGAATTGTTAGCGACTACAATTGGTGCTCGACTTGCTATAAGCGTGCAAGAAACCTTAAACGTCGTTGAGGATGTTTATTTCTGGACTGACTCTACCACGGTGCTTGGATGGATAAAACGTCGTGAAGAATGGTCAACTTTCGTGTGGAACAGGGTGAAGGAGATCAGAGAACTCACGAACGTAGAAGCATGGAAACATTTACCGGGTACGATTAACCCAGCGGATTTGCCATCTAGAGGGTGTTCTCCCAAACAATTGTTCGAATCGAAATGGTGGGAGGGCCCTAAGTGGCTAATGAAACCTCCAAATGAATGGCCTGGGATTAAACCGgacgaagatgaagaagaaattaatgctgaaagaaagaaaaaaacaattgtGTCGATGATGAATATCAACGATGCAAGTCGTTTCTATCGATTTTTCTCAAGTTATAGGAAAAACGTTCGAATGATTGCTTGGATGTTGCGGTTTGTGTATAACTGTAGATATCCTGATGTGATAAGAGAAAAGTCTCTAACTGTAGAAGAGGAAAATGAGGCAGAAAAGAGGCTGATGTCCATCATTCAGCAAAAATGTTTTCCAGCAAAATATAATCGGCTTTCAACCCTGAATGTTGTTAGGAAAGATGAAGATGGAATTTTGGTGTTGGAAACGAGAATATCTATGAGAGACGATTTACAAACTTTCCGGAGTCCTTACGTTCTTCCAGGAAAGCATCCAGTGACAAGAAGGTTGATTAGAGATTGCCATATCGAAAATTGTCATGTGGGAGTACAAGGCTTAATGAACATTTTACGTGAAAAATATTGGGTGATTGGAGGGCGAAAAGCAATTCGTACTATCGTGAACGATTGTGTTATCTGCAAAAGATACACTGCAAAATGTGCGGAAGAGAAAGCCCCGCCTTTACCCACAAATCGTGTGAAAGATGCTGTTTGTTTTGAGGTTGTTGGAGTGGATTTGACCGGTCCATTGTATCTACGCGATGGAGGAAAAACCTGGATATGTTTGTTCACGTGTGCTATTTATCGAGCGGTTCATTTAGAGTTGGTGGATTCGTTATCGACGGCAACATTCATAAGGGCTTTGAGAAGATTTATTGCTAGAAGGGGTAGACCACATGTGATCTATTCAGACAATGGGACAAATTTTGTCGGAACTGAAAATCtgttttctaaattaaattgggTAGAAGTATCAAATTTCGGCACAGCACAGAAGATTAAATGGTGTTTCAATCCGCCGTCTGCACCATGGTGGGGAGGTTGGTGGGAACGCCTTATAGGACTGCTTAAACAACTGCTAAAGAAACTGCTAGGTAAAGCTAAATTGACACAAGACGAACTGTATACTGTTTTATGTGATTGTGAGTCTGTCGTAAATTCGCGACCATTAACATTTCTTTCCGAGCAAACGGGGGACTTAATTACTCTATCGCCGGTAGTGTCCCTGCGCGATCTGAGAGAAAGTGGTGTACCGGACTTAGATACCGTGGATAGAAACGCGTTAAACAGACGGTATCGATATTTGCAAAAGTTACGTGACGATTTGCGCAAAAGATTTCGGTCGGAATACCTAGGACAATTACGACAAACGcgattcgtgaaaaatccgCGAAACGTGAGCTTGAACGAAGTGGTTTTAATTGGAAATGACAATTCGAAACGGCTTGACTGGATCATGGGACGGGTTATTGAACTGATACCTGGTATCGATGGAAAGGTGCGACTAGTGAAACTCCACACTCCATATGGACAAGTTATCCGTCcacttcagagactctacccCTTAGAGTGCACGAGTCAAGATTCAGAAGAGCAACCAGTACCCTTATTGACGTCGGAGCCAGCATCGGTTGAAGAAGATAGTGATAAGTGCGAGAGTGACGCTGTTCGGAAAACGCGATGTGGACGCGAAGTCAAATTACCTATGAGATTTTGTGAGTAA